A DNA window from Streptomyces sp. B21-083 contains the following coding sequences:
- a CDS encoding class II fructose-bisphosphate aldolase has product MPIVTTGELITRAAAARTAVAAFNIITLEHVEAVIAGAEEAGSPVVLQVSENAVKFRYGRLLPLARAAVSAAERAAVPVALHLDHVQSDGLLRQASEAGFSSVMYDAARLPYAENLAATRAAADWAHAQGMWIEAELGQLGGKDGRAPLDAHEPGARTDPAEAQAFVAESGVDALAVAVGSSHAMTTRTAALDLDLLKRLSTVLDVPLVLHGSSGVPDGQLVAAVALGIAKVNIGTALNIAMTGAIREFLAAHPEAVDSRTYLSVGREAMARAVTRIIGVLG; this is encoded by the coding sequence GTGCCGATCGTCACCACCGGTGAGCTCATCACCCGGGCCGCCGCCGCGCGTACGGCGGTCGCCGCCTTCAACATCATCACCCTGGAGCATGTCGAGGCCGTCATCGCCGGTGCCGAGGAGGCGGGTTCACCCGTCGTCCTCCAAGTCAGCGAGAACGCCGTCAAGTTCCGCTACGGGCGGCTCCTCCCGCTGGCCCGCGCCGCGGTCTCGGCCGCCGAACGCGCTGCCGTACCCGTCGCGTTGCATCTCGACCACGTGCAGAGCGACGGCCTGCTGCGCCAGGCCTCCGAGGCAGGATTCAGTTCCGTGATGTACGACGCGGCACGGCTCCCCTACGCCGAGAACCTCGCCGCGACCCGGGCCGCCGCCGACTGGGCGCATGCCCAAGGGATGTGGATCGAGGCCGAGTTGGGCCAGTTGGGCGGCAAGGACGGTCGGGCTCCGCTGGACGCGCACGAACCCGGCGCCCGGACCGACCCCGCCGAGGCGCAGGCCTTTGTCGCCGAGTCGGGGGTGGACGCCCTGGCGGTGGCCGTCGGCAGCTCGCACGCCATGACCACCCGGACGGCAGCCCTCGACCTGGACCTTCTGAAGCGGCTGTCCACCGTTCTGGACGTCCCCCTCGTCCTGCACGGCTCGTCCGGTGTGCCGGACGGCCAACTCGTGGCCGCCGTCGCGTTAGGCATCGCCAAGGTCAACATCGGCACGGCCCTGAACATCGCCATGACCGGCGCCATCAGGGAGTTCCTCGCCGCCCACCCCGAGGCGGTCGACTCGCGCACGTATCTGAGCGTGGGGCGTGAGGCGATGGCGCGGGCGGTGACCAGGATCATCGGCGTACTCGGCTGA
- a CDS encoding SIS domain-containing protein, with product MTHVEDELRNQPECWTRAAAEATDHVGVLPVAGERVAVVGCGTSYFMAQAVAALREGAGQGETDAFAASEFPYGRRYDRVVALTRSGTTTEVLELLRRLRGAEPVAARTRTVAITADPRTPVREAADDVVVLGYADEQSVVQTRFATTALTLLRAHLGLHDEAVVDDCRTALTTPLPEGLVECTQFTFLGRGWTVGLANEAGLKMREASLSWTEAYPAMEYRHGPISVSTRSTATWMFGEAPDGLAEQVRATGALWVPGALDPLAELVRAQRLAVAVAAARGLDPDRPRHLTRSVILTP from the coding sequence ATGACCCATGTAGAGGACGAGCTGAGAAACCAGCCCGAGTGCTGGACCCGCGCCGCCGCGGAGGCGACCGACCATGTCGGCGTGCTGCCGGTGGCGGGGGAGCGGGTAGCGGTCGTCGGCTGCGGCACCTCGTACTTCATGGCGCAGGCCGTCGCGGCTCTGCGGGAAGGCGCGGGCCAGGGCGAGACGGACGCCTTCGCCGCCTCCGAGTTCCCCTACGGCCGCCGATACGACCGAGTCGTCGCCCTCACCCGGTCGGGCACCACCACCGAGGTACTCGAACTGCTCCGGCGGCTGCGGGGTGCCGAGCCCGTGGCTGCGCGGACGCGGACGGTCGCCATCACCGCCGATCCCCGAACTCCCGTACGGGAAGCCGCAGATGATGTGGTCGTACTCGGCTACGCGGACGAACAGTCCGTCGTGCAGACGCGATTCGCCACCACCGCCCTGACGCTTCTCCGCGCCCACCTCGGACTGCACGACGAGGCCGTGGTCGACGACTGCCGTACGGCGCTGACGACTCCGCTGCCCGAAGGGCTCGTCGAGTGCACGCAGTTCACCTTCCTCGGCCGGGGCTGGACGGTGGGGCTCGCCAACGAGGCCGGACTGAAGATGCGCGAGGCGTCCCTGTCCTGGACCGAGGCCTACCCCGCGATGGAGTACCGGCACGGCCCCATCAGCGTCAGCACCCGGTCCACGGCGACCTGGATGTTCGGTGAGGCACCGGACGGGCTGGCCGAACAGGTGCGGGCCACAGGGGCGTTGTGGGTGCCCGGCGCTCTCGATCCGCTCGCCGAACTCGTGCGTGCCCAGCGCCTCGCGGTCGCGGTGGCGGCGGCGCGGGGCCTCGACCCGGACCGCCCGCGTCACCTCACCCGCTCGGTGATCCTCACCCCCTGA
- a CDS encoding RpiB/LacA/LacB family sugar-phosphate isomerase, translating to MRISVSSDMDEPVARALLGELRDRGHDVVTHGALRPGDDPQWAACSEAAAREVAAGSADQAVVCCWTGTGASIAANKVPGVRAALCTDAYTADGARRWNDANVLALSLRLTSEPLLKEILEAWFAAEASTDTEDRANVARVERLDNDRNSLFPRRTSSA from the coding sequence ATGCGGATCTCCGTTTCCTCGGACATGGACGAACCCGTGGCCCGCGCCCTCCTCGGAGAGCTGCGCGATCGCGGCCACGACGTGGTGACCCACGGGGCGCTGAGGCCCGGCGACGACCCGCAGTGGGCCGCCTGCTCGGAGGCGGCGGCCCGCGAGGTCGCCGCCGGGAGCGCCGACCAGGCCGTCGTGTGCTGCTGGACCGGTACGGGCGCGTCGATCGCCGCGAACAAGGTGCCCGGCGTCCGCGCGGCCCTGTGCACGGACGCCTACACGGCGGACGGCGCCCGTCGCTGGAACGACGCCAACGTGCTCGCGCTCAGCCTGCGCCTGACGTCGGAACCGCTGCTCAAGGAGATCCTCGAGGCCTGGTTCGCCGCTGAGGCGAGCACGGACACCGAGGACCGGGCGAACGTGGCCCGAGTCGAGCGGCTCGACAACGACAGAAACTCCCTTTTCCCGCGTCGCACATCGAGTGCTTGA